A genomic window from Leptospira broomii serovar Hurstbridge str. 5399 includes:
- a CDS encoding esterase/lipase family protein, producing MRFSFSFNSYLKLTLCLGFLLTDCATYTTKNYSKYEHENLVRLNAVNYEGLSELTVRFLKSNDLFESYREYPRVVIYDLDNRLIATKSRNLSYYLAELCYHSGSSLDPEDPMFARMFASALVYSYTYLFDSHGIPEPDPYSLEFRFALETYNRSLEQLVRFAKRNRKLANMTDLNLPLIRGTLTMVNVKVETTWTPKSFLQVEVASDYKVTGFSNHISKYGIGAPLILVRKHPELEPAERRKYEFIAGVGQAYPGTAFLSLEESYLENRNLDLRATIHLYDPVYRDRIKFSGLDLPMESDTTTPLAYMLTIAQKNDSLWAAFDGETGRERRGLYFVYPYRSDKIPVVFVHGLASSPFIWFSMINELLSDPQIKEKYQFWVYWYPTGSPISLSGAEFRETLYDLRKVYDPKKEHKSFDRMVLVGHSMGGILSKMMVTRSRKEDWMLAAKVDSSKFVSLPDDLKKEMIRVFDYDPVPFVKRAIFIATPHKGSTLAEGFLGTVARLLFVLPKGVASNMGKVFRFLTLEKTQDSFVPETYGVDSLSPQSIFIKVTGNVKPQVKFHSIIGNSRLRDLDWINDSVVSYDSSHIDGAESELLVPSEHSVQNHIPTFLEVKRILIEHRSKQ from the coding sequence ATGCGATTCTCTTTCAGTTTTAATTCTTATCTAAAACTAACCCTTTGTCTCGGATTTTTACTCACCGATTGCGCCACATACACTACAAAGAATTACTCCAAATACGAACATGAAAATTTAGTTCGTTTAAACGCCGTCAATTACGAAGGATTAAGCGAACTGACCGTTCGGTTTCTCAAGAGCAACGACTTGTTCGAAAGTTATCGGGAATATCCGAGAGTCGTAATTTACGATTTGGATAATCGTCTCATTGCCACCAAATCCAGAAATTTGTCTTATTATTTGGCCGAGCTCTGTTACCATTCCGGATCTTCCTTAGATCCCGAAGATCCGATGTTCGCGCGGATGTTCGCTTCCGCGCTCGTTTACTCTTATACGTATTTATTCGATTCTCACGGTATTCCGGAGCCCGATCCTTATTCGCTCGAATTCAGATTCGCACTGGAAACATATAACCGATCCCTGGAGCAGCTTGTTCGTTTCGCAAAACGGAATCGAAAATTGGCGAACATGACTGATTTGAATCTGCCTTTGATCCGCGGAACCCTGACAATGGTTAACGTAAAAGTCGAAACTACTTGGACTCCCAAAAGTTTTCTGCAAGTGGAAGTCGCTTCCGATTATAAAGTTACGGGTTTTTCGAATCATATCAGTAAATATGGAATCGGCGCACCATTGATATTAGTTCGGAAACATCCGGAACTTGAGCCAGCTGAGCGCAGGAAATACGAATTTATCGCCGGAGTCGGTCAGGCTTATCCGGGAACCGCTTTCTTAAGTTTAGAAGAATCTTATTTAGAAAACCGGAATCTAGATCTTAGAGCAACCATCCATCTATACGACCCGGTATATCGGGATAGAATCAAGTTTTCCGGATTGGATCTTCCGATGGAGAGTGATACGACCACTCCTTTGGCATATATGCTCACTATCGCTCAAAAAAACGATAGTCTTTGGGCTGCATTTGACGGGGAAACCGGGAGAGAAAGAAGAGGATTGTATTTCGTTTATCCGTATCGGTCGGATAAGATTCCGGTGGTATTCGTTCACGGTTTGGCTTCTTCCCCATTTATTTGGTTTTCGATGATAAACGAATTGCTTTCCGATCCGCAGATTAAGGAGAAATATCAGTTCTGGGTATATTGGTATCCGACCGGTAGCCCCATATCCCTATCGGGAGCGGAATTTAGAGAAACTTTATACGATTTACGAAAAGTATACGATCCTAAAAAGGAGCATAAATCCTTTGATAGAATGGTTCTCGTAGGCCATAGCATGGGCGGAATCCTGTCGAAAATGATGGTGACTCGTAGCAGGAAAGAGGATTGGATGCTGGCTGCAAAAGTCGATTCTTCGAAATTTGTTTCGCTTCCGGACGATTTAAAGAAAGAGATGATTCGGGTCTTCGACTACGATCCGGTTCCTTTTGTAAAGAGGGCTATTTTTATCGCGACTCCTCATAAGGGATCCACATTGGCCGAGGGGTTTTTAGGTACAGTAGCGAGGTTATTATTTGTGCTGCCTAAGGGAGTCGCTTCCAACATGGGAAAGGTATTCCGATTTTTGACTTTAGAAAAAACCCAAGACTCTTTTGTTCCGGAAACGTACGGAGTCGATAGTCTATCTCCTCAGAGTATATTTATCAAAGTCACCGGCAATGTTAAACCGCAGGTGAAGTTCCATTCCATTATCGGGAATTCGAGATTGAGGGATTTGGATTGGATCAACGATTCGGTGGTTTCTTACGATAGTTCCCATATCGACGGAGCAGAATCCGAATTACTAGTTCCATCCGAACATTCCGTTCAAAATCATATTCCGACGTTTTTAGAAGTAAAACGAATTCTGATAGAACATCGATCAAAGCAGTAG
- the ispG gene encoding (E)-4-hydroxy-3-methylbut-2-enyl-diphosphate synthase has protein sequence MNFRYNHSPFSYKRRRTREVKVGDIGVGGNNPIRIQSMITADTRDTENSVRQILELEEAGCEIVRLTVPSQPDADNLPNIRKELKRLGSRIPLVADIHFTPSVAMKSVEWVEKVRINPGNFADKKKFAVRDYSDLEYHEELERIAEVFSPLVCRCKELGVSMRIGTNHGSLSDRIMNRYGDTPMGMVESAIEFIRIAETVGYKDIIVSMKASNPQVMIQAYRLLCSRFLELQMDYPLHLGVTEAGDGKDGRIKSAIGIGSLLEDGLGDTIRVSLTEDPIHEIPVARYLAETYNTKVFPDANGNSYSEFRNPYAYQRFYSKPIQVSSAEIGENHPVRIESVLNFSSSGEFSNILSSLKNFAKNRSLEVELISVPFPADSHQREELLEISKSSPTPIGVILEQHELLFANDLEDLKPFPKITIDPFYHFQNIDALMDFLKLREGRGLTELSVQSYQIESLNGLPEVFKENGIESIAFSIRSPHILHDYRKLARILSDSDYPIVLAGEFETQEAALFESSVGIGGLLVDGIGDLLRIRITDSDPESVLQLGFDLLQATRLRLTKTEYISCPSCGRTLFDLQTTTARIKARTGHLKGVKIAVMGCIVNGPGEMADADFGYVGAGPGKVHLYKGKEIVLKNVPSEEADEKLVQLIKESGMWIERESVEAV, from the coding sequence ATGAATTTCCGATACAATCATTCCCCCTTTTCTTATAAACGTCGTCGTACCAGGGAAGTGAAAGTCGGAGACATAGGAGTCGGAGGCAATAATCCTATACGAATCCAATCCATGATTACGGCTGACACGAGGGACACGGAGAACTCCGTCCGCCAGATATTGGAATTGGAGGAAGCAGGATGCGAAATCGTGAGGTTGACGGTTCCGTCTCAGCCGGATGCGGATAATTTACCGAATATTAGAAAAGAATTAAAACGACTAGGAAGTAGAATTCCCTTGGTCGCGGACATTCATTTTACCCCGAGTGTCGCGATGAAGTCGGTCGAATGGGTCGAGAAGGTTCGAATCAACCCGGGTAATTTTGCGGACAAAAAAAAATTCGCCGTTCGTGATTACTCCGATCTAGAATATCATGAAGAGCTGGAACGAATTGCCGAAGTCTTTTCTCCCTTGGTTTGCCGTTGTAAGGAGTTGGGGGTTTCGATGCGAATCGGAACCAATCACGGCTCTCTTTCTGATAGGATCATGAATCGTTACGGAGATACGCCGATGGGAATGGTGGAATCTGCGATCGAATTTATCCGAATCGCCGAAACGGTCGGCTATAAGGATATAATCGTAAGCATGAAGGCTTCGAATCCTCAGGTGATGATCCAAGCCTACCGACTTCTCTGTAGTCGATTTCTGGAATTGCAGATGGATTATCCGCTCCACCTAGGAGTGACCGAAGCGGGAGACGGAAAAGACGGACGAATAAAATCGGCCATCGGGATCGGGTCTCTCCTTGAAGACGGACTCGGAGATACGATTCGAGTTTCCCTTACCGAGGATCCAATCCATGAGATTCCCGTTGCGAGATATCTGGCGGAGACGTACAATACGAAAGTATTTCCAGATGCAAACGGCAATTCCTATTCGGAATTTAGAAATCCGTATGCATATCAAAGATTCTATAGTAAACCGATTCAAGTTTCGAGTGCCGAAATCGGAGAGAACCATCCGGTTCGTATCGAATCAGTTTTAAATTTTTCCTCTTCAGGAGAATTTTCGAATATACTTTCTTCCCTAAAAAATTTCGCAAAAAATCGGTCCTTGGAGGTGGAATTAATTTCTGTCCCGTTTCCTGCCGATTCTCATCAAAGGGAAGAACTTCTCGAAATTTCCAAATCATCCCCTACTCCGATAGGAGTCATTTTGGAACAACACGAATTATTATTCGCAAATGATCTGGAAGATTTAAAACCGTTTCCTAAAATCACGATCGATCCGTTCTATCATTTTCAGAATATCGATGCACTGATGGATTTCCTGAAACTAAGGGAGGGTCGAGGCCTAACCGAACTCTCGGTTCAATCCTATCAGATCGAAAGTTTGAACGGACTACCGGAAGTATTTAAGGAAAACGGAATAGAATCCATCGCATTCTCTATTCGATCTCCTCATATCCTTCACGATTATCGGAAACTCGCGAGAATCCTGAGCGATTCAGATTACCCGATCGTTCTCGCCGGAGAATTCGAAACGCAAGAGGCCGCATTATTCGAATCCTCCGTAGGTATAGGCGGCTTACTAGTAGACGGAATTGGAGATTTGTTGAGGATTCGGATCACCGACTCTGATCCGGAATCGGTCCTGCAACTCGGATTCGATCTACTCCAGGCAACAAGGCTAAGGCTTACAAAAACGGAATATATTTCTTGCCCTTCCTGCGGTCGTACTCTATTCGATCTACAAACGACCACCGCAAGAATCAAGGCAAGAACCGGGCATCTCAAAGGCGTCAAAATCGCGGTGATGGGTTGCATAGTGAACGGTCCCGGAGAAATGGCGGATGCCGACTTCGGATATGTCGGCGCCGGACCGGGAAAAGTACATTTGTACAAAGGAAAAGAAATCGTCCTAAAAAATGTTCCTTCGGAAGAAGCAGACGAAAAGCTCGTTCAACTCATTAAGGAATCCGGAATGTGGATCGAACGAGAATCCGTGGAAGCGGTTTGA
- a CDS encoding pentapeptide repeat-containing protein, with product MKVMDFDKYKEINDQRLNYREMEDATVVSNYRNVGCGDGYRIYLKIDENRVVSDASYTTTGCGFGIVALAMATEIAKGKSIDELKSITPEDVEKLFEFPERRKNYPESAVAALRQAVQDFENGSGVPKERRITASKAKELLSANGSLKGEDLSSIILEKEDLHGVDFSGANLNNAFLTNCNFEGANFEGARLRGAFLNSANLKGANFRGADLRWAKLAGAKIEGADFTGAVYDIGTRVDQAQIHIFSSMKKEGKDVYMEKDEAGR from the coding sequence ATGAAGGTAATGGATTTTGACAAATACAAGGAAATCAACGACCAAAGACTGAACTATAGAGAAATGGAAGATGCAACAGTCGTCTCCAATTATCGAAACGTAGGTTGCGGAGACGGCTATAGAATCTACCTCAAAATCGACGAAAATCGAGTCGTTTCGGACGCCAGCTATACCACAACCGGATGCGGCTTCGGGATCGTAGCCCTTGCTATGGCAACAGAGATCGCCAAAGGCAAATCAATAGACGAACTTAAATCGATCACTCCGGAAGACGTAGAGAAACTTTTCGAATTCCCTGAACGTCGCAAGAATTATCCCGAATCCGCCGTAGCTGCACTTCGTCAGGCCGTCCAGGATTTTGAAAACGGTTCCGGTGTTCCGAAAGAAAGAAGGATCACCGCATCCAAAGCAAAGGAGCTCCTAAGCGCAAACGGCTCTTTGAAAGGGGAGGACCTATCCTCGATTATTTTGGAAAAGGAAGATCTTCACGGCGTGGATTTTTCCGGAGCAAACTTAAATAACGCATTTTTAACCAACTGTAATTTCGAAGGCGCAAATTTCGAAGGTGCCCGCTTAAGAGGAGCCTTTCTTAACTCCGCAAATCTCAAAGGTGCAAATTTTCGAGGAGCCGATCTGAGATGGGCCAAGCTTGCGGGTGCCAAGATCGAAGGAGCCGATTTTACAGGCGCAGTATACGATATCGGTACTCGGGTAGACCAAGCGCAGATTCACATATTTTCTTCCATGAAAAAAGAAGGAAAAGACGTGTATATGGAGAAGGATGAAGCCGGGCGATAA
- the rpmE gene encoding 50S ribosomal protein L31 has product MKTGIHPKYAEAKIRCACGAVYETRTTVGDIHVEICSACHPYFTGKSKVLDTAGRVDKFKKKYKMK; this is encoded by the coding sequence ATGAAAACTGGTATTCATCCAAAATACGCAGAAGCTAAGATCCGTTGTGCATGCGGAGCGGTTTACGAGACTCGTACTACGGTAGGGGATATTCATGTGGAGATTTGCTCCGCTTGCCATCCTTACTTTACCGGTAAATCCAAAGTTCTGGATACGGCTGGTCGCGTAGATAAATTCAAGAAAAAATATAAGATGAAGTAA
- a CDS encoding adhesin OmpL37 family surface protein has translation MGLNRFRILVILFSALVVSGLSDRVLGVSPDQTNLAILIDENKLNLKFINICASNLTPQLTEEKNTKPQTNAPTAAENAQGGQTPSGSTPAGEEELYKKLNTFDNYRSFRKANQADFNGNMWYFQGNYSLSYKNLKSAQGEMKDLFQVVHENYVRTARILLEAASPLIIRSNDKIAQHLLKLGFRDLKSSEDSFTTAYNSSPHQYRVKLVLHGDGIRIARRAKRFAILAMISAKTPNDDKAEYQFVNLDEMRNAAEKENISDYDRIRNTLIDYIDNELITQKIVPPGEGKSNPIDLLETHDDNYSFITSGRVSFLEKSNEEIRSDDMNRKEALPQVPSANGATPAATGK, from the coding sequence ATGGGTCTGAATCGTTTTAGAATCTTAGTCATACTCTTCTCGGCTTTAGTCGTTAGCGGATTGTCGGATCGAGTCCTCGGAGTATCCCCGGATCAGACCAACTTGGCTATCTTGATAGACGAAAATAAGCTGAATCTGAAATTTATCAATATTTGCGCAAGTAACCTCACTCCCCAACTCACGGAAGAAAAGAATACTAAGCCGCAAACCAATGCACCCACCGCTGCGGAAAACGCTCAGGGCGGGCAGACCCCCTCCGGCTCAACCCCTGCCGGCGAAGAAGAACTTTATAAAAAACTGAATACGTTTGATAATTATCGTTCCTTTCGAAAAGCGAATCAGGCGGATTTTAACGGAAATATGTGGTATTTTCAGGGGAACTACAGTCTTTCGTATAAGAATCTTAAGTCCGCTCAAGGCGAAATGAAGGATCTCTTTCAAGTCGTCCATGAAAATTACGTTCGTACCGCGCGCATCCTGTTGGAAGCCGCCTCTCCTTTAATTATCCGCTCTAACGATAAGATTGCGCAACATTTACTGAAGCTGGGTTTTAGGGATTTAAAATCCTCCGAGGATAGTTTCACGACGGCTTATAATTCTTCGCCGCACCAATATAGAGTGAAGCTTGTTTTGCACGGGGACGGGATTAGGATTGCCCGTAGGGCAAAACGTTTTGCCATTTTGGCCATGATTTCCGCAAAGACTCCGAACGACGATAAAGCCGAATATCAATTCGTGAATCTAGATGAAATGAGAAACGCAGCCGAAAAAGAAAATATATCCGATTACGATAGAATTAGAAATACATTAATCGATTATATCGATAACGAACTGATTACCCAAAAGATCGTCCCTCCCGGTGAAGGAAAAAGTAATCCGATCGATTTGTTGGAAACACACGACGATAATTATAGTTTTATAACAAGCGGGCGTGTCTCTTTCTTGGAAAAAAGTAACGAAGAAATTCGTTCCGATGATATGAATAGAAAGGAAGCGCTGCCTCAAGTGCCTTCCGCGAACGGAGCAACACCCGCGGCGACGGGGAAATAA
- a CDS encoding helix-turn-helix domain-containing protein, translated as MRIEGLYKHFLYTPTNFLPVWEESDGLLGLLPKETILMELADLSVADREFTRIPEEYLIREIPESLLGYFQKQRTIPVLNSFGERKDEWDKPRLMAELSRSSWVAKGGEKPAQQSLESKEEDRTKQSQWFMEVILQNFPDGLLATDLDGHAVFYNETFETDILTRKWFRDSILYAEKLLKEMSKDLLGNYLKTHELRLDEGKISVQTFVQDLESLVRVSILRQKGKPLGYLYHFSPIRAKLNSQDEDGMEFPSVTEAFSQKLPLETMLKEVEGSYIYHTLKRNQENVSHAALDLGVPRTTLQNRIKFLDLGVRFKLNKDQPIPRKKAGKSNSSKKPQTSSKPIPLETKPKIAAKKKHFAPKKKVTSKKKTKGK; from the coding sequence ATGAGAATCGAAGGTCTCTATAAACATTTTTTATACACTCCGACGAACTTTCTTCCCGTTTGGGAAGAAAGTGACGGTTTGCTGGGCCTTCTTCCTAAAGAAACGATTCTGATGGAATTAGCCGACTTAAGTGTGGCGGATCGTGAATTTACCCGAATTCCGGAAGAATATTTGATTCGGGAAATACCAGAGAGTCTCCTCGGATACTTTCAAAAACAAAGAACGATTCCCGTTTTAAATTCATTTGGAGAAAGAAAGGATGAGTGGGATAAGCCTCGTTTGATGGCGGAGCTTAGTCGTTCTTCTTGGGTCGCAAAGGGGGGTGAAAAGCCGGCTCAGCAAAGCTTGGAATCGAAAGAAGAAGACCGGACAAAGCAAAGCCAATGGTTTATGGAAGTGATTCTACAGAATTTTCCGGATGGCTTATTGGCGACGGATTTGGACGGACACGCGGTTTTTTACAATGAGACCTTTGAAACAGATATTCTAACTCGGAAATGGTTTCGAGACAGCATTCTATACGCTGAAAAACTCTTAAAGGAAATGTCTAAGGATCTACTGGGAAATTATCTAAAAACGCATGAATTGCGTTTGGATGAGGGGAAGATTTCCGTTCAAACATTTGTACAAGATTTGGAATCTTTGGTAAGAGTATCCATATTACGGCAAAAGGGGAAACCCTTGGGTTACCTATATCATTTTTCTCCTATCCGGGCCAAGCTTAACTCCCAAGACGAAGATGGCATGGAATTTCCTTCCGTGACCGAAGCATTCAGTCAAAAACTTCCTTTAGAGACGATGTTAAAAGAAGTAGAAGGAAGCTACATATATCATACTCTAAAGCGAAATCAGGAAAACGTTTCTCATGCGGCCTTAGACCTGGGGGTGCCGAGAACAACTTTGCAGAACAGAATCAAGTTTTTGGATCTGGGGGTCCGATTTAAATTGAACAAGGACCAACCGATTCCGAGAAAAAAAGCAGGTAAATCGAACTCTTCAAAGAAGCCCCAGACTTCTTCTAAGCCTATTCCTTTAGAAACAAAACCCAAAATCGCAGCTAAGAAGAAGCATTTTGCTCCGAAAAAGAAAGTAACTTCCAAAAAAAAGACCAAGGGAAAATAA
- the rho gene encoding transcription termination factor Rho, producing MANPRRDSKPKLNTDNQNDYHEDEPSFPEDDPETAEIRSRKRRRGAYDGPSPAPIDLVALKKTSISELIEVAKDLGVENTGGLKKQNLIFAILQAQAERDGQVHAAGVMERLPDGYGFLRSPDYNYVPGPDDIYVSPSQIKLFGLRTGDTVEGQIRPPKESERFFAMLRVETVNGYTPDVASKRALFDNLTPLYPNERLRMEHDPSQLDTRIVDLMCPIGKGQRALIVAPPRTGKTILMQNVANAITRNHPEVTLIVLLIDERPEEVTDMARNVRGEVVSSTFDEPATRHVQVAEMVIEKAKRLVEHGRDVVILLDSITRLARAYNQVIPTSGKILSGGVDSNALHKPKRFFGAARNIEEGGSLTIIATALVDTGSKMDEVIFEEFKGTGNMEIHLDRKLSDKRIFPAIDINKSGTRKEELLLPKEILQKVFVLRKVLSPMSITESMELLLEKMRQSKTNEAFLASMNA from the coding sequence ATGGCTAACCCAAGAAGAGACTCTAAGCCCAAACTCAATACAGACAATCAAAACGATTATCACGAAGACGAACCAAGTTTTCCGGAAGATGATCCCGAAACAGCAGAGATCCGTTCTAGAAAGCGTCGAAGAGGCGCATATGACGGACCAAGCCCTGCCCCAATCGATCTGGTCGCTTTAAAGAAGACATCTATTTCCGAACTGATCGAAGTCGCAAAGGATCTCGGTGTCGAAAACACCGGCGGACTTAAAAAGCAGAATCTGATTTTTGCCATTCTCCAGGCTCAGGCTGAGCGAGACGGGCAGGTTCATGCGGCAGGGGTCATGGAACGACTCCCTGACGGTTATGGATTTCTTCGTTCTCCGGACTATAACTATGTTCCTGGCCCGGATGATATCTATGTATCTCCGTCTCAAATCAAATTATTCGGTCTTAGAACCGGAGATACGGTAGAAGGTCAGATTCGTCCTCCCAAGGAATCGGAAAGATTCTTTGCCATGCTTCGAGTCGAGACGGTTAACGGATACACTCCCGATGTCGCGAGCAAGAGAGCTCTTTTCGATAACCTAACTCCGTTATACCCAAACGAAAGATTGAGAATGGAACATGATCCGTCTCAGTTAGATACACGTATCGTGGATTTGATGTGCCCGATCGGAAAAGGCCAACGCGCATTGATCGTCGCTCCCCCGCGGACCGGTAAAACGATTTTGATGCAAAACGTTGCAAATGCGATCACCCGTAATCACCCGGAAGTCACCTTAATCGTTCTTTTGATCGATGAGCGTCCGGAAGAGGTTACCGACATGGCACGAAACGTTCGGGGAGAAGTCGTAAGTTCCACTTTTGACGAACCCGCGACTCGTCACGTTCAGGTGGCGGAGATGGTAATCGAAAAGGCGAAACGTCTCGTGGAACACGGAAGAGACGTGGTCATTCTTTTGGATTCGATCACCCGATTGGCCCGCGCCTATAACCAAGTGATTCCGACTTCCGGAAAAATTCTTTCAGGTGGTGTGGATTCCAACGCCCTTCACAAGCCGAAGCGTTTTTTCGGTGCCGCCAGAAACATAGAAGAGGGCGGTTCTTTGACAATTATCGCGACTGCACTCGTCGATACCGGATCCAAGATGGACGAGGTTATTTTCGAGGAATTTAAAGGAACCGGTAATATGGAAATCCATCTCGATCGTAAGCTTTCCGACAAACGAATCTTCCCGGCAATCGACATAAACAAATCCGGAACCAGAAAAGAGGAACTGCTTTTGCCGAAGGAGATCCTTCAGAAGGTCTTTGTTCTCCGAAAAGTACTTTCTCCCATGAGTATCACGGAAAGCATGGAATTATTGCTAGAAAAAATGCGGCAATCAAAAACAAATGAAGCCTTTTTGGCCAGCATGAACGCCTAA
- a CDS encoding alkaline phosphatase family protein, with amino-acid sequence MRRFKTFFVIFAVTIAYSSVFTAPSSVAPIRPKLVVVISVDQLASSLIDPKSLKTWGGEFTRGFKTLQQEGVYFTNSYHAHGFTETGPGHSVILSGRFPTHTKITQNSWTDPENGEEIYCVTDKDTDILNSKKKGTGASPKYFSGTTLGDWFLSQIPNSRVYTFAGKDRAAVLMGGTKPSGAFWFDEESFTFTTSTFYGKELPEWLESYNKKVLNRFSEDITWKLPAHRNFNSGKYQVGTYSLNTGANKAIYKAGSPLDKSTYLRYRASPFFDDAVIEGAIRLIEEEKLGQGETTDLIAIGLSATDYIGHGFGNQGPEMRDQLLHLDEIIGTFIDKIRMSHPDAWIVLTADHGAPDLSERLLEVGKDANRIDPDVWRRKFVREVAARLGTGEAELFWKIRDPSQIYIRPKYNLDKAGVTKEKVITASLEVLKTMQGVLTAISSDEIQKMDPPSKNDPDQYTIKERLRLSYVPDRSGDILVAFKEYTTVGDTDKFEYLVHHGSPHDYDRKVPLIFLGPWKAKKVSKPTKIVDLAPTLAKYLGLKQVDKVDGQILPLE; translated from the coding sequence ATGCGCCGATTTAAAACTTTTTTTGTAATTTTTGCGGTTACGATAGCCTATAGTTCAGTCTTTACGGCTCCTTCGTCCGTTGCGCCGATTCGACCCAAATTAGTGGTCGTTATTTCCGTTGACCAACTTGCCTCCAGTTTGATCGATCCAAAGTCTCTAAAAACTTGGGGTGGAGAATTTACTAGAGGCTTCAAAACTCTCCAGCAAGAAGGCGTTTATTTTACGAATTCCTATCATGCTCACGGTTTTACCGAAACTGGACCGGGTCATTCCGTTATTCTTTCCGGTCGCTTCCCCACTCATACGAAGATTACTCAGAACAGTTGGACTGATCCTGAGAATGGCGAAGAAATTTATTGTGTGACCGATAAGGATACCGACATTTTGAACTCGAAGAAGAAAGGAACCGGAGCGAGCCCGAAGTACTTCTCAGGGACTACCTTAGGCGATTGGTTTTTATCTCAAATTCCGAATTCCAGAGTTTATACCTTCGCCGGAAAAGATAGAGCTGCGGTCCTGATGGGCGGGACAAAACCTTCCGGAGCGTTTTGGTTTGACGAAGAATCGTTTACCTTTACGACCTCCACGTTTTACGGAAAGGAGTTACCTGAGTGGTTAGAATCGTATAATAAAAAGGTTTTGAATCGATTCTCCGAGGATATCACTTGGAAACTACCCGCTCATAGAAATTTTAATTCCGGGAAATATCAGGTAGGAACGTATTCTCTTAATACCGGAGCGAATAAAGCCATTTATAAAGCGGGAAGTCCACTCGACAAATCGACCTATCTAAGATATCGGGCCTCTCCGTTTTTCGACGACGCAGTTATCGAAGGGGCAATTCGCTTAATCGAAGAGGAGAAATTAGGTCAGGGAGAAACGACGGACCTGATTGCGATCGGATTATCGGCCACCGATTATATCGGACATGGATTCGGAAACCAAGGACCGGAAATGAGAGACCAACTTTTGCATCTGGACGAAATTATCGGAACTTTCATCGATAAAATACGAATGTCTCACCCGGATGCTTGGATTGTTCTCACTGCAGACCATGGAGCTCCCGATTTATCGGAGCGTCTTTTGGAAGTAGGAAAGGATGCGAATCGAATCGATCCGGATGTTTGGAGACGCAAATTCGTACGAGAAGTTGCGGCTCGCTTAGGCACCGGAGAAGCGGAACTATTCTGGAAGATCCGAGATCCTTCCCAAATCTATATCAGACCTAAATACAATCTGGATAAGGCCGGAGTTACCAAGGAAAAAGTGATAACTGCTTCACTTGAAGTATTAAAGACGATGCAAGGAGTTTTGACCGCTATATCCTCCGATGAAATCCAAAAAATGGATCCACCTTCTAAAAATGATCCGGATCAGTACACGATTAAAGAGCGTTTGAGACTAAGTTACGTTCCGGATCGATCCGGAGATATCTTGGTCGCATTCAAAGAATATACGACCGTTGGAGATACGGATAAATTCGAATATCTAGTTCATCATGGAAGTCCACACGACTACGATCGTAAAGTTCCCTTAATATTCTTAGGACCTTGGAAGGCAAAGAAAGTATCGAAGCCGACGAAGATCGTCGATCTTGCACCCACGCTCGCCAAATATTTAGGCTTAAAGCAAGTGGACAAAGTGGACGGCCAAATACTACCCTTGGAATAA